The following coding sequences lie in one Melopsittacus undulatus isolate bMelUnd1 chromosome 9, bMelUnd1.mat.Z, whole genome shotgun sequence genomic window:
- the QRICH1 gene encoding transcriptional regulator QRICH1 has translation MNNSLENTISFEEYIRVKARTIPQHRMKEFLDSLASKGPEALQEFQQTATTTMVYQQGGNCIYTDSTEVAGSLLELACPVTTSVQQQTQPEQQIQVQQPQQVQVQVQVQQSPQQVSAQQLSPQLTVHQASEQPIQVQVQIQGQAQQQASQTIQNQSLQSPSPSQLQAAQIQVQHVQTAQQIQAAEIQEEHIQHQQIQAQLVAGQAITGGQQIQIQTVGALSPPPSQQGSPREGERRISTASVLQPVKKRKVDMPITVSYAISGQPVATVLAIPQGQQQSYVSLRPDLLTVDSAHLYSATGTITSPTGETWTIPVYSAQPRGDLQQQNITHIAIPQEAYNAVHVSGSPTTLAAVKLEDDKDKMVGSTSVVKNSHEEVVQTLANSLFPAQFMNGNIHIPVAVQAVAGTYQNTAQTVHIWDPQQQQQQPTPQEQGQQQQQLQVTCSAQTVQVAEVEPQPQPQTSPELLLPNSLKPEEGLEVWKSWAQTKNAELEKEAQNRLAPIGRRQLLRFQEDLISSAVAELNYGLCLMTREARNGDGEPYDPDVLYYIFLCIQKYLFENGRVDDIFSDLYYIRFTEWLHEVLKDVQPRVSPLGYVLSSHVTEEMLWECKQLGAHSPSTLLTTLMFFNTKYFLLKTVDQHMKLAFSKVLRQTKKNPSNPKDKSTSIRYLKAPGIHQTGQKVTDDMYAEQTENPENPLRCPIKLYDFYLFKCPQSVKGRNDTFYLTPEPVVAPNSPIWYSIQPISREQMEQMLTRILVIREIQEAIAVANASTMH, from the exons ATGAATAATTCTCTGGAGAACACCATTTCTTTTGAAGAATATATCCGTGTGAAGGCACGAACAATCCCCCAGCACAGGATGAAGGAGTTCCTGGACTCCCTTGCTTCCAAGGGCCCAGAAGCTCTGCAGGAGTTCCAGCAGACAGCCACCACCACCATGGTGTATCAGCAGGGTGGCAACTGCATTTACACGGACAGCACAGAGGTGGCTGGGTCTTTGCTTGAACTTGCTTGTCCTGTGACAACCAGTGTCCAGCAGCAAACTCAGCCAGAGCAGCAGATACAGGTTCAGCAACCCCAGCAAGTCCAG GTTCAGGTCCAGGTCCAGCAGTCACCACAGCAGGTCTCCGCCCAGCAGCTCTCTCCACAGCTAACTGTCCATCAGGCTTCAGAGCAGCCAATACAGGTCCAAGTGCAGATCCAAGGCCAGGCGCAGCAGCAGGCATCCCAGACAATACAGAATCAGTCTCTTCAGAGCCCCAGCCCAtctcagctgcaggcagctcaaATCCAAGTGCAGCATGTGCAGACTGCCCAGCAGATCCAGGCTGCGGAGATACAGGAGGAACACATACAACACCAGCAGATCCAGGCCCAGCTTGTGGCAGGACAGGCCATTACTGGTGGCCAGCAGATACAGATCCAAACAGTTGGGGCACTGTCACCTCCACCTTCCCAGCAGGGCTCTCCACGAGAGGGAGAGCGGAGGATCAGCACTGCCAGTGTCCTTCAGCCCGTGAAGAAGCGTAAAGTGGATATGCCTATCACTGTATCATATGCTATTTCAGGGCAGCCAGTTGCCACAGTGCTGGCCATccctcagggccagcagcaaAGCTACGTCTCTTTAAGGCCAGACTTGTTAACAGTGGACAGTGCTCACCTGTACAGTGCCACTGGGACCATTACTAGCCCCACTGGAGAGACTTGGACCATCCCTGTTTACTCTGCTCAGCCACGTGGTGACCTTCAGCAGCAAAATATAACCCACATTGCCATCCCTCAGGAGGCCTACAACGCCGTTCATGTCAGTGGCTCGCCAACAACACTGGCTGCTGTGAAGCTGGAAGATGACAAGGACAAGATGGTGGGAAGCACTTCAGTAGTGAAGAACTCTCATGAGGAGGTGGTGCAGACTCTTGCTAATTCACTCTTTCCAGCGCAGTTTATGAATGGCAACATCCACATTCCAGTGGCAGTGCAGGCTGTGGCAGGGACGTACCAGAACACAGCGCAGACAGTGCACATATGGgacccgcagcagcagcagcagcagcccacaccccaggagcaggggcagcagcagcaacagctacAAGTCACTTGCTCG gCTCAAACTGTTCAGGTTGCTGAAGTTGAACCACAACCCCAGCCACAGACTTCACCTGAACTTCTACTTCCAAACTCTCTGAAACCAGAAGAAGGGCTTGAAGTGTGGAAAAGCTGGGCACAGACCAAGaatgcagagctggaaaaagaaGCCCAAAACAGGCTAGCACCTATAGGAA gGCGCCAGCTGCTGAGGTTCCAGGAGGATCTCATCTCCTCAGCTGTGGCTGAGCTCAATTATGGGCTATGCTTAATGACACGAGAAGCTCGAAATGGTGATGGTGAACCCTATGATCCAGATGTGCTCTACTACATCTTCCTGTGCATTCAGAAG TATCTCTTTGAAAATGGCCGAGTAGATGACATCTTTTCAGATCTCTACTACATTCGGTTCACTGAATGGCTGCATGAAGTTCTGAAGGATGTCCAGCCCCGTGTGTCCCCTCTTG GTTATGTCCTCTCCAGTCATGTAACAGAAGAGATGCTGTGGGAGTGTAAGCAGCTGGGAGCTCACTCCCCTTCCACCTTGCTCACtacactgatgttttttaatacaaa ATACTTCCTGTTGAAAACAGTAGACCAGCACATGAAGCTGGCCTTCTCCAAGGTGTTGAGGCAGACCAAGAAGAACCCTTCTAATCCCAAGGATAAAAGTACGAGTATCCGCTATCTGAAGGCTCCTGGCATACACCAGACAGGACAGAAAG TTACAGATGACATGTATGCAGAGCAGACTGAGAATCCAGAGAACCCCCTGAGGTGTCCCATAAAGCTGTATGACTTCTACCTCTTCAAATG CCCCCAGAGTGTGAAAGGCCGGAATGACACGTTTTACTTGACACCGGAGCCAGTGGTGGCCCCCAACAGCCCGATCTGGTATTCCATCCAGCCCATCAGCAGAGAGCAGATGGAGCAGATGCTCACCCGGATCCTGGTGATACGAGAGATTCAGGAAGCTATTGCCGTGGCTAATGCCAGCACCATGCACTAA